A genomic stretch from bacterium includes:
- a CDS encoding GGDEF domain-containing protein has product MDPLLEFLSLPDHFYADHFGTDDFQSFSHFVSYVGCAVMNPLFQARARRHRNFDEETGLPNASYISKRIHGEISRSQGREHALALAVCRIENLEAICRE; this is encoded by the coding sequence ATGGATCCCCTGTTGGAGTTCCTCTCCCTCCCGGATCACTTCTACGCCGACCACTTCGGCACCGACGACTTCCAGAGCTTCTCGCACTTCGTCTCCTACGTGGGGTGCGCGGTCATGAACCCCCTCTTCCAGGCCCGGGCCCGCCGACACCGGAACTTCGACGAGGAGACGGGGCTCCCCAACGCGAGCTACATCTCCAAGCGCATTCACGGGGAGATCTCGCGCAGCCAGGGTCGCGAGCACGCCCTGGCCCTGGCGGTGTGCCGCATCGAGAACCTGGAAGCGATCTGTCGAGAATAG